A DNA window from Ipomoea triloba cultivar NCNSP0323 chromosome 10, ASM357664v1 contains the following coding sequences:
- the LOC116032681 gene encoding N-acetyl-D-glucosamine kinase, with product MGSESNSGDVILGVDGGATSTVCVCLPLLRLPDLPDPLPILGRALAGCSNHNSVGEHAAREALEKVMQEALSNAGMKQSHVRAVCLGLSGVNHPKDQENILNWLRNIFPSDVKLYVRNDAIAALASGTMGKLSGCVLIAGTGSICYGFTEDGRESHAAGAGPILGDWGSGYGIAAKALTAVMRAHDGRGPQTMLTSHILQWLGLSSPEELIGWTYADLSWARIAAIVPVVVSCAEDGDAIANEILNAAVHELAISVRAVVQKLCLAGKDGNDSFPLVMVGGVLEANKKWNIGNEVTNSILKTYPRASVIRPKVEPAVGAALLAMNFLLKEAEANGHR from the exons ATGGGTTCGGAGTCCAATTCCGGCGACGTGATCTTAGGTGTCGACGGCGGTGCCACCTCCACGGTCTGCGTTTGTCTGCCACTTCTACGCCTCCCTGACCTTCCCGATCCTCTTCCCATCCTCGGCCGTGCCCTTGCCGGTTGCTCCAACCACAATAGCGTCGGAG AACATGCGGCAAGGGAAGCACTTGAAAAGGTCATGCAGGAAGCGCTTTCAAATGCTGGTATGAAGCAATCACATGTACGGGCAGTTTGTTTAGGATTATCTGGTGTTAACCACCCAAAAGATCAGGAGAACATTTTGAACTGGTTGAG GAACATTTTCCCGAGTGATGTAAAGTTATATGTTCGCAATGATGCTATAGCTGCCCTTGCTAGCGGGACCATGGGGAAGCTTTCTGGCTGTGTTCTGATTGCAGGTACAGGAAGCATTTGTTATGGATTTACTGAAGATGGCCGAGAATCTCATGCTGCTGGGGCAGGGCCTATATTGGGTGATTGGGGGAG TGGCTATGGTATTGCTGCTAAAGCTTTAACAGCAGTGATGAGGGCTCATGATGGTCGAGGTCCACAGACAATGCTTACAAGTCATATTTTACAGTGGCTTGGTCTTTCTTCGCCTGAAGAACTCATAGG GTGGACCTATGCAGATTTATCTTGGGCTCGAATTGCGGCTATTGTTCCAGTAGTAGTATCCTGTGCTGAGGATGGCGATGCCATTgcaaatgaaattttaaatgcTGCAGTGCATGAATTGGCTATCAGTGTCAGAGCTGTTGTTCAAAAACTATGCCTGGCTGGGAAAG ATGGCAATGATTCTTTCCCACTTGTCATGGTTGGTGGTGTTCTGGAAGCAAACAAGAAATGGAACATAGGGAATGAAGTTACCAATTCTATTTTAAAGACCTACCCTAGGGCTTCTGTTATTCGACCAAAG GTTGAGCCTGCAGTTGGTGCAGCTTTGTTGGCAATGAATTTCTTACTCAAAGAAGCTGAAGCTAATGGCCATAGGTGA